Genomic window (Mus caroli unplaced genomic scaffold, CAROLI_EIJ_v1.1 scaffold_12238_U2_1, whole genome shotgun sequence):
AGAACAAATTTATTTAGAATGTGTTGAGAACTACGTGAGTTTCATGTACATAGGAAACTTCTTAAAGACCATTCTCACAAATGTTGAAAATCCAAAAACTCATCACTTCACTCATCTAGAAGGCCCATTTTGGAGTTATCATTGGCCTTCACAGGACGCTGTAGTTTCAAATCACTTATCTCAGAGAGAAACATGATCACACCAAAGAGTGACATGGTGGCTATAAGGAGGCCTACTGGTAACACAACAGTTAAATGTTTGCTTCTTAAAGCTTCTTTCTTAACAGGATAATCAAATGGAAAGTCCAGAGTGGTTTGGCCATAAAGATCTACCACGTGGTTCCAGATCACAGAAACAAATGTGAACATGCTGCTAACAGACAAAGTTAAGGCAGAGATCTTGTAGCAATATATCTGCATCTCCACTAGTGGGTTCTTCATGCAGCTGATTTTAATGGCCATTACACTGAAAACCAGAACCACAGTCTTCATCAAAATGGCCCATACTATCAGGTTCTGTGCATACATAAATTCAGTTGAAATGTTCCAAGTTGAATCAATAGGGGTGTATACCAGCATCTTGGTTAGTGTTCCAGAGATGTTAAACTGCTGAGGGTAATATGCTTCCCACAGGTCAAAAGACACAAACTGCACAGCATTGCTGTCAAATTCCCATAGGCGCCAGGATAAGGTGCTTGCAATAAGTATTTCAAGCATGAAAGCTGCTAAGCTGCAAAAGAGACCGCTCAGCTTGTAGATGCAGTCCTTTTCATTGATAAATCTGTAGGTGACATTAAACAAGTATAAAGTCAAA
Coding sequences:
- the LOC110288524 gene encoding uncharacterized protein LOC110288524, with translation MDQLIIDTWRFINEKDCIYKLSGLFCSLAAFMLEILIASTLSWRLWEFDSNAVQFVSFDLWEAYYPQQFNISGTLTKMLVYTPIDSTWNISTEFMYAQNLIVWAILMKTVVLVFSVMAIKISCMKNPLVEMQIYCYKISALTLSVSSMFTFVSVIWNHVVDLYGQTTLDFPFDYPVKKEALRSKHLTVVLPVGLLIATMSLFGVIMFLSEISDLKLQRPVKANDNSKMGLLDE